GATCGCCCTGCCGAAACCGGGGTTCCATGGAATCGTTCACCACGTACATCGCAAAGGCGTTGGGAACGCCGGCGAGCGGTGTCGGCCGCTCGATCCACTCGATGGGGTCGTAGTCCACCAACATACCGTCCGGCCCGCCTTGCGCGCTCGCATAGACCGGAAGGTCGCGCGCGCCCATCGGAGCATTGCGCCCGAATGCCGCGTTCGGACGGGGCGGTTCGCTGGCCCCCATGACCGTGTCGCCGCCGGCGCCCTGTGAGGCTGCTGCGTTGCGGCCGGAGGACATGGCGGGGGAGGGCAGAGGCTTGGCCCCCGGCCCCACGACCACTGTGCGGCCCTCATGCAGCGCAAGAGGATCCAGACCGAGCGCATTCGCCAGTTCGACGAGATAGCGTGGCCGCCGGACGTCTCCGGCCTCCAACTGTTGGATGGCTTGCGCGGAAACACCGATCCGGCGCGCCAGTTGCGGCTGCGACAGGCCGATTTCAGTGCGCCTCTGACGCACGACATCTTGAATCTTGTTCATA
This genomic window from Limibacillus sp. contains:
- a CDS encoding LexA family transcriptional regulator, giving the protein MNKIQDVVRQRRTEIGLSQPQLARRIGVSAQAIQQLEAGDVRRPRYLVELANALGLDPLALHEGRTVVVGPGAKPLPSPAMSSGRNAAASQGAGGDTVMGASEPPRPNAAFGRNAPMGARDLPVYASAQGGPDGMLVDYDPIEWIERPTPLAGVPNAFAMYVVNDSMEPRFRQGDLLLIHPQRPVRKGSDVLLITRAEDATEHEAFIKELVSLDTDKVKLRQLNPEKTFSIPRDKVSGLNLVVGVYYGH